From the Rhizobium sp. ARZ01 genome, the window GGCGCAGTCATGATGGCGGCGACCTGGTAGGTCTTGCCCGTGCGCAACTGGACCCCGTGCACGTTGAGTTGATAGCCGATCCGTTCCGCCGCAGCCATCACGACAGCGCGCGTTTCCAGCCGCACCTGCGGGGACTGGTTCAACGCCTTGGAAACGGTGGCGATCGACAGCCCGGTTTCCTGCGCAATAGTCTTGATCGTCGGCCTTTGCATGGCGTTTCGGCTCATCGTCTCGTTAGTAACTCAGGCTGGAGAGCGTGTCGCCCAGCGCATTCAGGAAGTAGTCGCAGTCTTCAGTGCTAAACGGTGCCGGCGGCTTGACCTTGAGGACATTGTGATGGGGGCCCTCGCTGCTGAGCAAGATGCGATGCTTGTGCTTCATCTCCGCAATCACATGGTCGAGTTCCTGCGCCGCCGGTTCCAGTGTTTGCCGGTCCCGTACCAGTTCGATTCCGTTGAAGAGGCCGTGGCCGCGAACGTCGCCGATGATCGCATGGCGGGTGGCGAGTTCCCGGGCGCCGTCCATCAGCCGGTCGCCGACAACGCGGCAATGGTGCATCAGCCGCTCGTCGCGGATCACGTCGAGTACCGCAAGGCCGATCTCGGCCGAGACGGGGTTGCCGCCGAAGGTGTTGAAGTATTCCATGCCGTTGGCAAAGGAGGCGGCGATCGCCTCGGTGGTGACGACCGCGGCCATCGGGTGGCCGTTGCCGATCGGCTTGCCCATGGTGACGATATCAGGCACCACCCCTTGCATTTCGTGCGCCCACATATGGCTGCCGACACGGCCGAAGCCGACCTGCACCTCGTCTGCCAGGCACAGCCCGCCGGCGGCGCGCACATGCGCATAGGCTTCCTTCAGATAATCAGCAGGAAGCGTCAGCTGTCCGCCGGTTCCGAGGATGCCCTCGCTGAAGAACAGCGCCGGCCGGCGGCCGGCGGCTGCCAGTTCCCGAACTTGATTGAGCACGTCCTCGGCGTATTTGCGCCCCGCATCTTCATCGCCGTAACGGAAACGACCGCGATAGAGATCGGGCATCTCGGCCATGCGCACATGCGCAGGCCGGCCCTCGCCGCCCTTGCCGGCGAACTTGTAGGGGCTGACTTCGATCAGGCTCGACAGGTGTCCGTGATAAGCGTGGTCGACCGTGATGATATCGCGGTTGCCGGTGTAGGCGCGCGCCAGGCGAAGCGCCAGGTCGTTGGCCTCGCTGCCGGAGTTGACGAAGAAGCAGACATTGAGCGGATCGGGGAAGAGAGCGGCCAGCCGCCTGGAGTACTCGACCAGCGAGTCGTGCAGGTAGCGCGAATTGGTGTTGAGCCTGCCCATCTGGGCCTGCGCCGCCTTGACGACACGCGGGTGACAATGGCCGACGTGGCAGACGTTGTTGACCATGTCGAGCCAGCGCGTGCCCTCTTCATCGATCAGGTGCGCCCCCTCGCCGCTGACGATCTTCAACGGTGAGGCAGAATAGGCGATGCTCAGCGAGCGGCCGATCCGCCGATGGCGTTCGCGGACAAGAAAGTCCTTGTCGCGCGCGACGATGACAGAGGCGGGCACGGAAAAGCCGAAGATGACGCTCGGATCAGGGCTGACCTCGCGCCAGACCTGCCAGTGACTGCGCACGCCGACGCCATGCATGCGTCCGCAGAGCCCGAGATGATCCGTGACGATCTGGAAATGCAGGTGCGGCGCCCAGTTGCCATTCTCCGAGGCTGCTCCAAAGGCGCAGAACGCCTCGCCCTTGGCAATCGGCTGCCCGATGGAGAGTATTGCAACGCTGTCCCGGGAAAGGTGGCCGTAGAGCGTCCAGAAGACGTCGCCCTCGTCCGTCCGGTGCTCGAGAAGGACGGTCGGACCGAAGCCGAAATCGACCGCGTCGTCGTGGATGAACGCGACCTTTCCATCAAACGGCGCATGCACGGGCTCCAGCGCCGGGGCGAAGATGTCGACGCCGAGGTGCACGGTGCGCCGCGCACCGGCCGACGCGGTTTCAAAGGCATCGCCCTTGTAGATGACGCGGTCTTCGCCGTAGAGGCCGATGGCGAAGGCGGCCCCCTCTTCGCGAACGCGCTTGTCAATCAAGTTCTCGGCCGCGACAGCGTCGAGCTTGGCCCACCCCCGCGCGTCCGGTCCGTTCTCGGTGAGGTCCAGCGCAAGCACCTTCGGCTTTGCCACCTCTGGCCGGATGATCGGGGAAAATGTGTGTGCGTGTCGTTCCAGCCAGCGTTCGACGCGAGCGGCGTGCGGGATGGGGGAAAAGCCACAGGCGTCACGAATCCGGGCGACGGCAATCGACCGGTTTTCCCGCTGCAATCGCAGCAGTTCGCGCCACACATCTTCCTGGCTGACCAGGAGGTAGGTGTTTTCCGGATTGTCGCGGATCTGCTTGGCGGCCATGCACATGCTGACCGCGTAGCGCGTGCGGACGAGGTCGAAGATGACCTCTGCCTCGGCCTCGTTGATCGGGTTCACCGCGTGGTAGGCGGCCGCGAGGCGGCAAAGCGTGTCGACCGGATCCGCAGTCCCGATCAGCGCATAAGCGCCGGCGACGGCGATCTCGATCACCCGCCATGTCTCGACCATGTCGCCGAAATCGAGCAGACCGCTAACACGCCCCGCGGCATCGAGCAGCACGTTGTAGTCGTTGGCGTCATTGTGGATGACCTGTCGGGGGCAGGTTTCGAGGCGCGGCAGCACGCTCTCGACGAAATGCGCGAGTATGGAGCGGACGGCCTGGCGCTTGTCATCGTCCTCGATGAGATCGACATTTTCCAGATGCATGCCGGCACGTCCGATATCCCAGGCGTAGTGGCGGACCGCACCGGCATGACTGAAGCTCTCAAGGCTCCTGTCCAGCTCACCGAGCAAGCGACCGAGCGTTGCCACGCTCTCATCAACGCGCGCAGCCGAGCGCGACCAGACCTCACCGGGCAGCCAGGTCAACAGGCGCGCAATGCGCTCCCCGCGCACGCGCGCCGTCGTGATCGCGGCACCGTTCACACCCGGCAGCGCACGCGAGATCGGCAGATCCGGCGCGACATTCGCTAGGTGGTCGAGGACGGCCATTTGCATTGCCAGATCGAGCGGTGCGCCCGGCGCATGAAGCTTGAGCAGAAACGTAGCGCCGTCGGTCCTGCGGATACGATAGTTGAGGTCGTGTTCGCCTGGAAGGGCCGACACCTCGCCCGCCATGGCATAGCTGTCGCGCAGGAGCGCGCCGATCGCCTCGAATTCATGGCCGGCTTCACTTCTTGCGTCCGTCATTTCAGTACCGACTCCATTACCAGCTTACGTGGCGCCCGTCATAAGCGCGAAACGTTCCGCTAGCGGCCATGTCCGTCCGATCGATGATCGCTATCAGGCCAGCTGCGCTGTCCGTAGCATCGACGCACGCCCCTTCGCCACCCATGTCGGTCTGCACCCAGCCCGGATGCAGCGATATGACCGCAATTCCGTCCGCGCGCAGATCCTGCGCAAGCTTCACCGTCGCCATGTTCAATGCCGCCTTCGAGCAGCGATAGGCATAGTCGCCGTCCTCGTCATCGATCGTGCCTTCGGCGAGCGAGCCGGCGCGGCTGCTGACATTGGCGATGATGCCGCGTCCACTAGCGGCCAGATTGGCGCGCAGTTCGCGGGCAATCAGCAGCGGCGCAAGCGCGTTTACCCGCATCACCGCAAGGAAATCCTCGGTGTCCAACGACGGCAGTCCGCCGGTATCGCCGCGAATTGCCGCGTTGTTGATCAGCACGTCGATCGCAAGGCCATCCAACTTCCGCCCCAGCGCGGCAATCGACGCCGGATCGGATACGTCGAGCTGCTCGTAGACGATGGAGTCAGTCGGCGCTGGTGGCGCCGATCGAACGCAGGCGATCACGCTCCAGCCTTCTCGTGCATAAACATCGACGAGCGCGCGACCGAGCCCCCTTGAGGCGCCGGTGACAAGGACTGTCCGGCGGCCGGACGTACCGCCACGTCTTGGTTCAGCGGTGCTTGATGTCATATTTCTTCTCGATGAGGCTGATGAGGCTTGCCGCTGCCAGCGTCAGCAGGATGTAGAGGATCGCCGCCGAATTGTACGGCGCAAACGGCAGGAAGCTCGCCGACTGGAACTCGCGCATTCGCTGCGTGATATCGCGAATGGAAAGGATCGACAGCAGCGATGTGTCCTTCAATATCGCAATCAGCTCGTTGCCAAGCGGCGGGATGACGATGCGGAAGGCCTGCGGCAGGATGATGAGGCGGGCCGTCTGCCAGCGGTTCAGCCCGATGCTGGCCGCAGCCTCGATCTGGCCGACCGGGATCGCATTTATGCCCGACCGAAAGATCTCGGCGAGATAGGCGGAATAGGCCAACGCCATGGCGACGATGCCGCGCATCAGGTTCGGCGGATCGAAGATGCCTTGGGTTGCGTCCTTCAGTGCGCCGCTGAGGGGCAGGCCGACATAGAGCACGATGACCAGCATCGGGATGCCGCGGATCGTGTCGACGATGAATTCCGATCCGACCGAGAGCGGATGACGCCGGTGAAGGAAGCCGCCGAATGTCAAAAGGCCGGTGATGATGGCGAGAACCACAAGGGTGATGCCAGCGGCGCGATCGCCGTTGTTGAGCGCCTCGACACGCCACAGCACCGGCCATTCCGCCGGAACCGTCGCGGCGGGCAGCAGCGCGCCACTGACGTCCTCTTTCTTCGCCACGGCGGCAATCGCTTCCGCGGGACCGACGAAGGTGCGCACTGGCGTTTCGGTCTGCGGGGCGCCTTCGTACTGGCCGAAACGAACGGCACCGATCAGCCCCGACGGCGTGCCGGTGACGATGCCGATCTTGCCGTTGAGCGTGCCGGCCAGCACATAGGCGTCACGCGGCTGCAGCAGGAACCATGCCGAGAGGCCGGCAAGGATCGCCGTCATCGCCGCAAAGGACAGCAGCCCCCGCCGCGTATAGCGCAGTTTTAACAGTCCGACCCAAACGAGCCCGAGGATGGCCGCAAGTATATAGGCTGCTATCGCGGCGCGAATGGTCGTGGCGAGGCCCGATGCGAAAGCGATGTGGGCAAAGAGAAAGATGAAGACGAGCCCGGCCCCATTGACCAGGCCCAGCGTCCATGCACCGGCTTTCCGCACTGCATTTTCAGGTGTAGCCGATGACCGCGAACCGACAAAAAGAAGGCCCAGCCCCAGAACAAGGAACACCGCGTAGACCGGCCACAACCAGGCCTCGACGCCACGGACCATCGTCTCGGCGGCTTCCGTCAACTGGCGCGGCGTCACCCCCTTGACCACCAGGTTGGACTTGAACGGATCGACGCCGTTGGCAACGACCGAGGACATGAACGCATGGACCGCATCGCCCGTGATGATGAGCACGGTCGCGATCAGGCCGATCAGCGCTGCTGCCGCCGCAAGCCGTGGTCGCATCGCCTTCGCCCGCAACAGGATGGGGGCGGCAAAACCGGACGAAAACGCGATCGCCAGCAGCAGGAACCCCGGCACGAACGCCGACGATCCGGGCTCGACCCCGAGAATGGCGCGGAGGGACCTCTGGTAGTCTGCGGAAGAGGCGAACAGATAGACGATGAAGGGCAGCGCGGCCAGGATCACCAGATTGCTGGGCCTGATGCTTCGAACGAAGGACATTCCGGTCTCCGGGCACGATCAGGAACGTTGGGTCTGGAGCCCGGCCGTGTGCCGGCTCCAGACGGCTGAGCTTACTTGAGGCCCCAGTACTTGTTGATCAGCTGATCGAGGGTACCGTCGTCCTTGATCGCCTTCAGCCCCTCGTTGAAAGCGGCAACGTTTTCGTCGCCCTTGCGGAAGACGAGGCCAAGCGGGTCGGATTCCAGGTCCCTGATGGCGGTCACAAGCTCGCCTGCGAATTCCCGCTCATAGGCGGCGGCATTGGCACCGTTGATCACGACGCCATCGACGTCCTTGTTCTTCAGCGCGATGATCGCGGCGCTGAAGCTGTCATAGGCGACAACGTTTTCCTTGCCGACCACACCTTCGGCGACTTGCGCATCCGTGGTGTTGGCCTGAGCGGAAAGCTTGCGGCCTTGCGCCTTGAACTCATCGAGCGTCAGGCTTTGATCCTCGGCGCGCGTCAGCACGGCCTGGCTGTTGACGATGTACGGATCGGAGAAGTCCATCGCCTTCTTGCGCTCATCGGTGATCGAGACACCGGATGCGACCAGATCGAAGCTGCCCTGATCGAGTGCTGCAAAGATGCCGTCCCAGCCCGTTGTCACGAACTCGGCCTGGCAGTTGATCTTGGCGCAGATCGCATTGACGACGTCGACGTCGAAGCCGACGATCTGGCCCGTTGCCGGATCGACGCTTTCCATCGGCGGCGAAGTCGTATCGGAACCGATCTTGAGCAGCTTGCCCCCGAGATCGGCCGTATGCGCAGCGCTCGCCGCAAACAGGGCAAGGGCAAAAGTGGCAACCAGTCTTTTCATTCTTTCCTCCTCCGTTAGCACATGGCCCGATCGCAAACAGGTCATCCTCAGCCCGCCCGATCGCCTCCAGCCGGGACGACAGTGCTGGCAGCCGCCGCTCCTCTCTCTATCCCCGCCATAAAACGCTAACAGGCAATAAAAACGTTTTCAATAGGGAATAAAAACGTTTTTATTGCGCAATTCAGAGCGAGGCACTACTCCGCGGCGGTGCCTCGCTAACGCAGGCTGCGCCCTTAGTGACGTCAACCTTTCGGCCTGACTTCCTGATAGACCGTGCTCGATCCGTCCTTCGCCACGGCCAGGACATCATAGGTGGCGCGGGGATCGTCGCCCATGCCCAACGACCCTGCCGGCATTCCGGGCACAGCAAGCCCGACGATGGCAGGCCGTTCGGCAAGCAGCCTTGTGACGGACTCGAGAGGAACGTGGCCCTCGAGGTAGTACCCCGCGACGATAGCCGTATGGCAGCCGTGCAGTTGCGCCGGAATTGCGTACCGCTGTTTGATCGCGTCGAGATCATCGACGTTCTCGATCGTCACTGAGTACCCGGCCGCCTTCATCGCCTCCGCCCAGGCCTCGCAACATCCGCAGTTCGGGTCCTTGTAGACCACCATGCTTTCGCGGGCGGCTCGAGCCGACCCCACCAGCAAGAGCGAACCGACTGCGACGGCCGAGCACAAGAACTGTCTTCTTTTCATCTTCATTTCTCCATTCGTATCTGGAGGCATATCATTTGGCTGGTACCCACTTCCGTAGGTCAAGACCCAGTGTCGTAGACACGGCGATGCTCGACACGGCGGCACGGGAGCGCAGCCGACAAACGGTTAGAAACAGATCAGGCCTTGGGCGGATGAGTAGGCGGTTCGACGAGAGCCGACGGACGTTGGATATCCTTCAGCAGGCCATGCAGGACGGGGCGCGCCGTTCGCCGGACAGACCAGGGCACGTCACTTTGGCAGGCCAGCTTGACCGAGAAGCAGACAAGCGCCAGGGGGCAGGAACTGCCGCAGTCGCCCTTTTGTCCCGGCTGCTCGTCCGGGCAGCAGGACATATCATCGTGCCCGGTCATCCCCGGCATGGCATTCTGCTGCATGTCCGCCGGAAGCGTCACTGCTCGTACAGCAGCACTGACGTTCGCCGGGCCGAGCACGATCCCGAGCAGAGCCAGCAACAACAGGAATCGTCGGAGCGCAACTGCGAACATAGTCGCAGAATGACACGCGGCGACATCAGAGGGAAGCCGGTTGCGATCGTTGCGACCGACAGCCGCAAGCACCGAACGTTCAATAATGAAGGCAACGAGCAGCGTAGCTTGAGCCATGCAGATGGGCGGCTTATGTCCGACAAGCCGCGCTAGTATCCGATCGCCGATTGTGCCCCCATTGTTGCGGCGGCGAGAACAACATAGCGTCCCGTCTTGGCAACGCTCACCAGCAACAGGAATGACCACAGCGGCTCACGTAGCGCACCCGCGAGCACGGTCAGCGCGTCGCCGAACAGTGGCATCCATGACAGAAGGAGTGACCAACGCCCGTATCGGCGATACCATCCGCCAGCCCTTTCGAGCGAAGGCTGGCTGACGGGAAACCAGGCGCGACCGCGAAAGCGATCAATGAAACGCCCGAGAAACCAGTTGCAAACCGCGCCGAGAATGTTGCCAAGGCTCGCGACCAGCACGAGGGTGAAAGTGGAAAACTCTCCGGACACCAGCAGGCCGACAAGAAGGGGCTCCGACTGGAGCGGCAGCACGGTCGCAGCGCCAACGGCTGCAAAAAACAGGCCGAAATATGCGCCCAAGCCAATCATCAAGTCTCTTCCGCAGTCAATTTGGCACCCGTTGTCTCATACTTCCAAGATCCGCTGAAGTAGAGCGGCGCGGAACACCTGCGGCAGGCGGGGACAAAAGCGGCCTCCGCCGATGGAGCGGCGGAGGCAAGTCGTTCAGGCTGTGCTCGACGCGGGTGCGCGGCCTGCGAGCGTCTGCCGCAGGGCGATCAGCGCCAGCATTGCCACGCCGATCAGCGTAGAAACAAGCTCCGGCGCGATCATCAGCAGCGCCGCGATCGTAAGCAGCAGGCGCTCGATCCACGACAGCGGGCCGATAAGCCAGTTGGTGATGGCCGCTGACAGCGCGATGATCCCAAGCACCGCCCCGCTGAACGTCAGCAGGAACGCGCCCCAGGTAAAGCCGTGCGTGACCAGCAACAGCGAGGGGGAAAACACGAACATGAACGGCACCAGCGCCTTGCCCATTGACAGCCGGAAAGCGGTGTTGCCCGCCTTGAACGCATTCGCTCCGGCGATCCCCGAGGCCGCATAGGCCGCCATCGCCACCGGTGGCGTCACATCCGCCAGCACGCCGTAGTAGAACACGAAGAAATGCGCCACCAGCGGCTCGACATTCATCATGCCCAGCACCGGCGCGGCTACCGCCACCATGATGATGTAATTCGCCGTGGTTGGGATGCCGCAGCCCATCAGGATGCAGACCACGGCGGTCATGATCAGCGTGAACAGCAGCGCCAGCGTCTGCAGGCTGAACAACTCGAAGGGCAGGAAGGACAGGGTCTCATGCACCGAGCCTGCCCAGCCCTGCGCGATGCTGGTGACCATGAAGGCGATCTTGAAGCCAATGCCGGTCAACGTCACCACGCCGATCACCACCCCCACCAGCGCCGCCGCGGCAGTGACTGAAAGGGAACTCTTGGCGCCCGAGACGAAGCCTTCGAAGATGCCGGCCGCCCATTCCTTCGCGCCGCCGACCGGGCCAGAGGCCCTCACCGTCTGGATCGCATAGACCGCCATGCAGGCGGTGATCGCCCAGAAGGCCGAGAGGAAGGCCGTGCGGCCGGACATCAGCATCCAGACCAGCAGCAGCAGCGGGAACACCGACAGCCAGCCCTCGCGCAACACTTTCCAGGCTTTCGGCAACTCTTCCTGCCGCAAGCCACGAATGCCGAGGCGCTTAGCCTCCAGATGCACCTGCACCAGCACGCCGAAGAAATGCATGAAGGCAGGCACGATGGCAGCGATCAGAATGGTGCGCAGGGGCACGCCCAGATACTCGACCATCAGGAAGGCTACGGCACCCATCACCGGCGGAGTAATCTGGCCGCCGGTGGATGAAGCGGCCTCGACGGCAGCGGCGAAGTGGCGCTTGAAGCCGATCTTGATCATCGCCGGGATGGTCAGCGCGCCCGTCGTCACCGTGTTGGCGATGGACGAGCCGGAGATCGTGCCCAGCAGCGCCGAGGAAATCACCGAGACCTTGGCAGGTCCGCCGGCGAAACGGCCGGTCACCGCCGTGGCCAGGTCGATGAACAGCTGCCCCAGCCCGATTTTCTGCGCCATCACGCCAAACAGCACGAAATGGAATACGTAAGTTGCGATCACGCCCAGCGCAGTGCCGTAGATACCCTGCGAGGACAGGTAAAGATGGTTGATGATCCCCGACCAGTCAGCGCCGGGATGCACGAATATCCCCGGCATCGCCCGCCCGAACCACGCGTAGCAGATGAACAGGATCGCGATGACGGGCAGCGGCCACCCCATGGACCGGCGAACCGCCTCCAGCAGTGTCACCAGCAGCACCGTCCCCATGACGATATCCAACTGGTTGGGATTGCCGATACGGAACTGCAACTGATCGTAGATCCAGGGCACATATAAGGCGCTGATCGCCCCGCTTATTGCGAAGAGCCAGTCGATGACCGGCAAGCCGAGGATCACAAAACCCGTGGTTCTGGTCCGGCCCCGATTGAAGGCCGCGAAGCTGAGGAAGACCAAAAACAGCGTGACGCCCATATGCAAACCGCGATGGACGGTGGCGCGCGGGATGCCGAATCCGGCGGTATAGAAATGATAGGACGACAGCAGGAACATGATAACCCCCGCCAGTATCGCCACGGGCCGAAGCACCGTACGAAACCGAGACTCGGGATCAAATTCTTCCTCGAGAACCCTCAGTTCCTGCTCTGACAGTTGGCGGGTCTGATCGGTCATGCAATTCCCCCTGAAGCATGTTTATAGGTGGGACGCGGACATGCCGCGTCCCCAAAGAGCCTCAGGCCCTTACTTCAGTTTGCCGGCCTCGCGGTAGAACTTCTCCGCGCCGGGGTGGAACGGGATGCCCGCGCCCTTGACAGCATTGTCCAGCGTGATGTGCTTGCCCTTGGCATGACCGGCAGCGAAGAGCTTCTGCGTGGTTTCGTTGAACAGCGCCTGGGTGATGCCATGGACCAGATCCTCCGACAGATCGGCCGAGGCCACCAGTTGCGCCCCTACCGAGATCGTCGCGACGTCGGCATCCTGCCCGTTGTAGGTTCCGGCAGGGACGTTGTCGGTCGCAAAGAAGCTGAACGTCTCACGCAGCTTGTCCACCTCGGGACCGGTGATCGGCACCAGCACGACCTCATGCTGGCTGGCCAACTCCGCAATTGCACCCGCCGGATAGCCGCCGACAAAGAAGAAGGCATCCATCGCGCCGTCGCGCATGCGGTCGGCGGCCTGATCGGGCTTGAGATATTCGGGCGTGATATCGGCTTCCGACAGACCGAAGGCTTCGAGGATGATCTTGGCGTCGACCAGCGTGCCAGAGCCCGGTTCGTCGAGCGAGACCTTCTTGCCCTTCAGATCGGCGACCGAAGCGATGCCCGCATCCTTGCGCGCGACCAGATGGATGCTCTCGGGATAGAGATTGGCGATCAGCCGCAGATTCTCGACTGCTGGCTGGCCGTCCCACAGGCCAGTGCCGGTCTGCGCCCAATAGGCCACGTCGGATTGGCTGAAGCCGGCCTCAAGCGTGCCGCCCTTGACCGAGTTGACGTTGCCGACCGAGCCGTTCGAGGCAACGGCGGTGGCGATCAGGCCAGGCACGCCGCAGGAGCCGCCCTGGTCGCAGGCACGCGAGCCGGGCGGGTTCGAGATGGCGTTCGCAATCAGGCCTCCGATCGGGTAATAGGTGCCGGCGGTGCCGCCAGTGCCAATGCGGAAGAACTGGATGTCCTGGGCGGCGGCCCCCTGGAACATCATGCCCACGGCAAGCGCCGCGCCAGCCATCGCCTTGAACGAAAAGAGTTTCATGTATTTCTCCCAGCAAGAACCATTGGTCGTCGACACCACCTTTCCGGCGGTCATTCGCGGACACTAGTCAGAAAGGTTGAAGCGGGTCCAGCCCGGGAAGGATGTTTCCACGGCATTGAGATGATCTGCGCATCTTATCAGCTTGACGAGATATACGCCGGGCGTAATCGCCATTGTCAGAAGTCCAACGACATTCAGACAAGCCCCCTGTCGTCCAGCGTCAGGGTCGTGTAAATCTTCCGAGAAGATGCTGAAATTGCAGCTATTTACCGCCCACGCCATCCACGAATACAGGTCGCAATTCAGGTCTGACCAGGCTGCCATCGATGCCGATCTGGTCAACACCCGGCATGCCATAAAGCCAGGTTGGGATGTTTCAGAACGCCGCCCAGACCGTGCCGGTGAATGGGCGGCGCTCTTCCTTCTATGTGCCTGCCGATAT encodes:
- a CDS encoding DUF411 domain-containing protein, whose product is MKRRQFLCSAVAVGSLLLVGSARAARESMVVYKDPNCGCCEAWAEAMKAAGYSVTIENVDDLDAIKQRYAIPAQLHGCHTAIVAGYYLEGHVPLESVTRLLAERPAIVGLAVPGMPAGSLGMGDDPRATYDVLAVAKDGSSTVYQEVRPKG
- a CDS encoding aminotransferase class III-fold pyridoxal phosphate-dependent enzyme codes for the protein MTDARSEAGHEFEAIGALLRDSYAMAGEVSALPGEHDLNYRIRRTDGATFLLKLHAPGAPLDLAMQMAVLDHLANVAPDLPISRALPGVNGAAITTARVRGERIARLLTWLPGEVWSRSAARVDESVATLGRLLGELDRSLESFSHAGAVRHYAWDIGRAGMHLENVDLIEDDDKRQAVRSILAHFVESVLPRLETCPRQVIHNDANDYNVLLDAAGRVSGLLDFGDMVETWRVIEIAVAGAYALIGTADPVDTLCRLAAAYHAVNPINEAEAEVIFDLVRTRYAVSMCMAAKQIRDNPENTYLLVSQEDVWRELLRLQRENRSIAVARIRDACGFSPIPHAARVERWLERHAHTFSPIIRPEVAKPKVLALDLTENGPDARGWAKLDAVAAENLIDKRVREEGAAFAIGLYGEDRVIYKGDAFETASAGARRTVHLGVDIFAPALEPVHAPFDGKVAFIHDDAVDFGFGPTVLLEHRTDEGDVFWTLYGHLSRDSVAILSIGQPIAKGEAFCAFGAASENGNWAPHLHFQIVTDHLGLCGRMHGVGVRSHWQVWREVSPDPSVIFGFSVPASVIVARDKDFLVRERHRRIGRSLSIAYSASPLKIVSGEGAHLIDEEGTRWLDMVNNVCHVGHCHPRVVKAAQAQMGRLNTNSRYLHDSLVEYSRRLAALFPDPLNVCFFVNSGSEANDLALRLARAYTGNRDIITVDHAYHGHLSSLIEVSPYKFAGKGGEGRPAHVRMAEMPDLYRGRFRYGDEDAGRKYAEDVLNQVRELAAAGRRPALFFSEGILGTGGQLTLPADYLKEAYAHVRAAGGLCLADEVQVGFGRVGSHMWAHEMQGVVPDIVTMGKPIGNGHPMAAVVTTEAIAASFANGMEYFNTFGGNPVSAEIGLAVLDVIRDERLMHHCRVVGDRLMDGARELATRHAIIGDVRGHGLFNGIELVRDRQTLEPAAQELDHVIAEMKHKHRILLSSEGPHHNVLKVKPPAPFSTEDCDYFLNALGDTLSSLSY
- a CDS encoding transporter substrate-binding domain-containing protein, which translates into the protein MKRLVATFALALFAASAAHTADLGGKLLKIGSDTTSPPMESVDPATGQIVGFDVDVVNAICAKINCQAEFVTTGWDGIFAALDQGSFDLVASGVSITDERKKAMDFSDPYIVNSQAVLTRAEDQSLTLDEFKAQGRKLSAQANTTDAQVAEGVVGKENVVAYDSFSAAIIALKNKDVDGVVINGANAAAYEREFAGELVTAIRDLESDPLGLVFRKGDENVAAFNEGLKAIKDDGTLDQLINKYWGLK
- a CDS encoding TAXI family TRAP transporter solute-binding subunit gives rise to the protein MKLFSFKAMAGAALAVGMMFQGAAAQDIQFFRIGTGGTAGTYYPIGGLIANAISNPPGSRACDQGGSCGVPGLIATAVASNGSVGNVNSVKGGTLEAGFSQSDVAYWAQTGTGLWDGQPAVENLRLIANLYPESIHLVARKDAGIASVADLKGKKVSLDEPGSGTLVDAKIILEAFGLSEADITPEYLKPDQAADRMRDGAMDAFFFVGGYPAGAIAELASQHEVVLVPITGPEVDKLRETFSFFATDNVPAGTYNGQDADVATISVGAQLVASADLSEDLVHGITQALFNETTQKLFAAGHAKGKHITLDNAVKGAGIPFHPGAEKFYREAGKLK
- a CDS encoding TRAP transporter permease; this translates as MTDQTRQLSEQELRVLEEEFDPESRFRTVLRPVAILAGVIMFLLSSYHFYTAGFGIPRATVHRGLHMGVTLFLVFLSFAAFNRGRTRTTGFVILGLPVIDWLFAISGAISALYVPWIYDQLQFRIGNPNQLDIVMGTVLLVTLLEAVRRSMGWPLPVIAILFICYAWFGRAMPGIFVHPGADWSGIINHLYLSSQGIYGTALGVIATYVFHFVLFGVMAQKIGLGQLFIDLATAVTGRFAGGPAKVSVISSALLGTISGSSIANTVTTGALTIPAMIKIGFKRHFAAAVEAASSTGGQITPPVMGAVAFLMVEYLGVPLRTILIAAIVPAFMHFFGVLVQVHLEAKRLGIRGLRQEELPKAWKVLREGWLSVFPLLLLVWMLMSGRTAFLSAFWAITACMAVYAIQTVRASGPVGGAKEWAAGIFEGFVSGAKSSLSVTAAAALVGVVIGVVTLTGIGFKIAFMVTSIAQGWAGSVHETLSFLPFELFSLQTLALLFTLIMTAVVCILMGCGIPTTANYIIMVAVAAPVLGMMNVEPLVAHFFVFYYGVLADVTPPVAMAAYAASGIAGANAFKAGNTAFRLSMGKALVPFMFVFSPSLLLVTHGFTWGAFLLTFSGAVLGIIALSAAITNWLIGPLSWIERLLLTIAALLMIAPELVSTLIGVAMLALIALRQTLAGRAPASSTA
- a CDS encoding amino acid ABC transporter permease, which codes for MSFVRSIRPSNLVILAALPFIVYLFASSADYQRSLRAILGVEPGSSAFVPGFLLLAIAFSSGFAAPILLRAKAMRPRLAAAAALIGLIATVLIITGDAVHAFMSSVVANGVDPFKSNLVVKGVTPRQLTEAAETMVRGVEAWLWPVYAVFLVLGLGLLFVGSRSSATPENAVRKAGAWTLGLVNGAGLVFIFLFAHIAFASGLATTIRAAIAAYILAAILGLVWVGLLKLRYTRRGLLSFAAMTAILAGLSAWFLLQPRDAYVLAGTLNGKIGIVTGTPSGLIGAVRFGQYEGAPQTETPVRTFVGPAEAIAAVAKKEDVSGALLPAATVPAEWPVLWRVEALNNGDRAAGITLVVLAIITGLLTFGGFLHRRHPLSVGSEFIVDTIRGIPMLVIVLYVGLPLSGALKDATQGIFDPPNLMRGIVAMALAYSAYLAEIFRSGINAIPVGQIEAAASIGLNRWQTARLIILPQAFRIVIPPLGNELIAILKDTSLLSILSIRDITQRMREFQSASFLPFAPYNSAAILYILLTLAAASLISLIEKKYDIKHR
- a CDS encoding YqaA family protein translates to MIGLGAYFGLFFAAVGAATVLPLQSEPLLVGLLVSGEFSTFTLVLVASLGNILGAVCNWFLGRFIDRFRGRAWFPVSQPSLERAGGWYRRYGRWSLLLSWMPLFGDALTVLAGALREPLWSFLLLVSVAKTGRYVVLAAATMGAQSAIGY
- a CDS encoding SDR family oxidoreductase is translated as MTSSTAEPRRGGTSGRRTVLVTGASRGLGRALVDVYAREGWSVIACVRSAPPAPTDSIVYEQLDVSDPASIAALGRKLDGLAIDVLINNAAIRGDTGGLPSLDTEDFLAVMRVNALAPLLIARELRANLAASGRGIIANVSSRAGSLAEGTIDDEDGDYAYRCSKAALNMATVKLAQDLRADGIAVISLHPGWVQTDMGGEGACVDATDSAAGLIAIIDRTDMAASGTFRAYDGRHVSW